The Arachis ipaensis cultivar K30076 chromosome B10, Araip1.1, whole genome shotgun sequence DNA window GGCAGCCGCTGCGGCTGCCGCTGAGGCCGATGAGGAGTATGAGgacgaagaggaagaggaagaggaagatgaggaggaagaagaggaggatggGAGGGGGAGCGAGGTGGAGGAAGGGGAGAGGGATAGAGAGGGGATGAGGAGGTTGGCCAAGGCAATAGAGAGGTTTGGGGAAGTGTATGAGAGAGTGGAAGCACAGAAGCTGAAGCAGATGGTGGATTTGGAGAAGCAGAGGATGCAGTTCGCCAAGGATCTCGAGGTGCAGAGGATGCAGATGTTTATGGACACGCAGGTTCAGTTGGAGAGGATTAAGCGCGGGAAGAGATCCGGGTCTAATGGTAAGATGAAAATTTGGAAGCCTTTCTTGTTTCCCCCCCTTGGGATTGTGATTGATGGTTTTTCCCCCTACTTTCCCTTTTTGAAGCTTGATTTGATTAAATGCAAATGACTTTTTAGTGTATTTTTTTATTCAGTGAATCAATGGTAAGTTTTGATTGTGCATTAGATAGGATACTTAGTGGCTTGCAAGGGGATTCCTCAATGAATTGTTTGTTTGGTGGGGAGGAAATTATTTTTGTGTGTTGGTTTTGGACTTTAGGAAAGCAATGAATGGTGTGAATTAGTTGTTTCATTTGCTTCTGCAATTAATATAGTAGCAAGTGGTGCACTTTAGTACTTTGTGATGGAGAGTTGTTCATAGTTTATGATGATAGATTTTTCGATTTAAATGTGtttccataaaaaaaaatagGGGATCACTCTTTAAAGTTTTTGAGGGTTCTGCAGATGGCTATGTATTGTGCTTATGCTTTTTAAGCATTGGCAACCACAAAGTGAAGGCTTTTGGTTTAATTTACTTATAGCCATATAAGTGAAAGTGTGATTAGTGAGTAATTGTCTCATGCAGCTTTTACGTCTAGTATTTTTGTTTCTGAGGCATCATTTCTTTGATTTGTTGTTAATTTTATATAAGTTGTTAGAAAGCTTAAACTTTTTGCCTTTGCTTATATCGTGATGACTAGTTACTTGGGCAGTTGGACTTTTAGAATGGTTTCATCCAAAGAAAACTACTGCTAAGTGCGTGGATATCTGTTGTAATGTGGTGACTTTGACCATTTTTAGTTGTCGTCCGTCTTACAGTTGCTTGTCCTGACCCTGTTTGATCCTGTCAACTAGTCCAGTTTTCCTATACTACATTCATCATTAGGTGAAATCTACTATATTTAAATCATCTCTTTTGTCTCCTNNNNNNNNNNNNNNNNNNNNNNNNNNNNNNNNNNNNNNNNNNNNNNNNNNNNNNNNNNNNNNNNNNNNNNNNNNNNNNNNNNNNNNNNNNNNNNNNNNNNNNNNNNNNNNNNNNNNNNNNNNNNNNNNNNNNNNNNNNNNNNNNNNNNNNNNNNNNNNNNNNNNNNNNNNNNNNNNNNNNNNNNNNNNNNNNNNNNNNNNNNNNNNNNNNNNNNNNNNNNNNNNNNNNNNNNNNNNNNNNNNNNNNNNNNNNNNNNNNNNNNNNNNNNNNNNNNNNNNNNNNNNNNNNNNNNNNNNNNNNNNNNNNNNNNNNNNNNNNNNNNNNNNNNNNNNNNNNNNNNNNNNNNNNNNNNNNNNNNNNNNNNNNNNNNNNNNNNNNNNNNNNNNNNNNNNNNNNNNNNNNNNNNNNNNNNNNNNNNNNNNNNNNNNNNNNNNNNNNNNNNNNNNNNNNNNNNNNNNNNNNNNNNNNNNNNNNNNNNNNNNNNNNNNNNNNNNNNNNNNNNNNNNNNNNNNNNNNNNNNNNNNNNNNNNNNNNNNNNNNNNNNNNNNNNNNNNNNNNNNNNNNNNNNNNNNNNNNNNNNNNNNNNNNNNNNNNNNNNNNNNNNNNNNNNNNNNNNNNNNNNNNNNNNNNNNNNNNNNNNNNNNNNNNNNNNNNNNNNNNNNNNNNNNNNNNNNNNNNNNNNNNNNNNNNNNNNNNNNNNNNNNNNNNNNNNNNNNNNNNNNNNNNNNNNNNNNNNNNNNNNNNNNNNNNNNNNNNNNNNNNNNNNNNNNNNNNNNNNNNNNNNNNNNNNNNNNNNNNNNNNNNNNNNNNNNNNNNNNNNNNNNNNNNNNNNNNNNNNNNNNNNNNNNNNNNNNNNNNNNNNNNNNNNNNNNNNNNNNNNNNNNNNNNNNNNNNNNNNNNNNNNNNNNNNNNNNNNNNNNNNNNNNNNNNNNNNNNNNNNNNNNNNNNNNNNNNNNNNNNNNNNNNNNNNNNNNNNNNNNNNNNNNNNNNNNNNNNNNNNNNNNNNNNNNNNNNNNNNNNNNNNNNNNNNNNNNNNNNNNNNNNNNNNNNNNNNNNNNNNNNNNNNNNNNNNNNNNNNNNNNNNNNNNNNNNNNNNNNNNNNNNNNNNNNNNTGAGGCATCTGATAACATGAATCTCATTTATGTGGGATGATCTGTTTTGCAGTTGCTTGTAACTCGTAAGTTCATCAACTTTATTGTTTGTGTGTTTTCTTTATCCTGTCTTATGACAGATTGGCAGTGACACAGAACAAAACAATTTGTCTAATTTTGATGTTTGGATTCTGCATCCTTATGCCACAATAACACAATATGAGTGATTCATTTCTCCCCcattgttttattgagtttttgtTGTCTTGTAATGTCATGTCTGTTTGAATGCTCTAGTGGAAAGTTTTGGGTGTCTTTTATCTCAGATTTTTCCTTTTCTTCCCCATCTCTTGAGGACATGCATTTGGAAGTTGAATTCAGTTAGATTGGTTTGGTTATATATTCTTTTTTCCCAGTTATTTTACATAATTGAGGTTTGATTATACCCTTATACTTCAAATCACAATCTATTCTAAAAAATTGTTTGATCGACAGCAAAAATGTATGAATAGTttacacattttattttattccaagGAAACTATTTTATCAATATGCAATTTGGGAACTGAAAGGGCAGTGAAACAGTTCTTTTGAAGTTTGGAATGATAGTATTCAGAAACTGCAAAACATTGAGGAAAACGATATGTAGGATATTAAATTTATCAGTTGAATGACCTTTGCTAGTCTTTTTTCCTCTTTGTAATGTGCTattctttttatttgtttgtttccgTTGTTTGTTTCCGTTCCAGGCCAATGCTGTTACTTTTTTAGAAGTCATGTTTGAGAAAATTCTAGTTAGACATTCTAGTTTGGTTGTGCACCTAATTTGTTTTGATGTGTGGTATTCTTAGCTACACATTTGTGTTGGTCATGACTCATGAGGTCAATAACTAAATTCATCAAGTGAGAAATTTCATAAAGTGTATCTGGGATAACTAGTTACAATTTACGACTGTTGCACAATTCTATTCTTGGTTAGGTAGCATTTGTGAAGATCTCCTGTAAAATGAACTGAAATCCCGGTGAAATTTCTGACTGTTGTACAATTCATACACTAGCTTGAGATAAATATCTTTAAAGATGGCATGATATTTGATTCTAAATGATTGCTTAAATATCATCCAACTGCTGAAGATAAATCATTGTTACATgtagaacaaaaaaaaatctagttTTTAACTTTGTAAGTTGGTAGTTTCTTGAGGGAAATAATATGTCTTGTCCTTTGAGGCTTTGACTTGAAGCATTCTATGTTTGTTTGTCATAATAGGCAGCGTTATTGCTCTGATAATTAGTGAAATAATACAAGGAGAATCGTTGTGTGTTGTTTTGGTTCAAGCAGATAGTCCTGCAGAAAAGGTAGGATGTTTGAACATGGGGTTGTATTGAAAGGATCTATGGTATTTACTTGGTTGATGATTGCTTTCTATTGAACCTAACTTAATGTCTCATGTTTGTTGTGAGTTGTTTTGACAAGCTTGCTTTGTTACTGCAGATATGTATAGCTAGCCAGGTGAGCGTTGGGTTGATAATGTTGCAGCTTGGAAGGTCATACAGAGTTATGACCATGGCAAAGTACATATCTTTAGCTGATACTGTCATGAGAATCTCCAATAGAAATTTGTCCTGGAGTAATTTTGGATTCTTTTAGTTAgcctttattttattattagccCTTATAAGTTAATTCAGCAACTGTACTAGGCCTCATTTGGGCTCTGATATAGAATTTGATCTAATGTATAACACTTCTATCTCTCcactcttttcttttccttcatttcattcttttctttttttggtgcTTTTCTCATTTCACTTTTATACTTATTTGTCTGTCATTTCAGTTATATATCTGCCAAGTCTACGATAAAATGCTGGAATGGCTGCCTAAAATAAAGACGTGTCATATCCGAGTTTAACGAAGTTAACTAACACTaaagactatatatatatatgtaaatgaaAATTTACATATTTTGCCGATAAAAAATGTAGCTGGAATAAGGATAGATTCATACAATGCCAGCCTGGTTTAGGTACTAAAAAGGGAGTTGAGATGATTTTCCAAATAACAGAATATATTcttaaaaatttgtaattattTGCACATGTTATTCACAGCTTATTCCTAGTAAAACACAACGAAGAATGTCGTTTCTTTGCTTCTCGTGAAATATAAAGGGACGGCTTGAACCATACATAATTGTTGTGTAAATACTAAATAGTAAATACTTAATTAAAGGTCTTATTTTGGATGTAGTCTTCGTCAAGTATCATCACATCTTCAAGTGTAAACTAAAACTATGTCACATAAGACTTCTATCAATAGGCAATAGCAGTATGGCGTGGATCAAGTGGAAGGGATTTTTCCCTGCACCCAGATTTGAACTCTAAGGCAGTGCTTAGCACATGTGGATTCGACTATTCGACTATAGACCTATCTAATTACATATGTATTATCCATACTAATCCTTGTCTACGAATTTACATTTATATCTAAATATGTATATCATACTGTATATACAAATAACACTGGCAGCTCTATTATATTAAAGAGATAATACACATGTGTACCTAATTGGCTAATTCAAAAAACAGAGATAAACTAGTGTTTTTGTCTGTAAAAATATTATGAAAAtatatatcttttaaaattatgtcAGTTTTATCCGGACCTTATAGATTAtggcacaaaaaatttataaagtcAAACTTATTCTGACAAAGATACTCTTTTCGTAGTATATGTCAGTCTCTCACTGTTCTAAAGTGTCTGATAACTCAGTCCAGAATCGAAGCATCCTCGTGAACTTGAACTCAAGCGTAATACCTGCAAAAAGAACTTCGATGTTTAAGTCAGTAAAAAATCTCTTAAAAAAACGGGTATATGATTAGTATTGTGTTGTTATTTGTTCTACCCCTTATCGTCGGCTCTCACCCTGATTTATAGTTTAGTTGAGGCTGAATTATTCGTCGGTTTGAGCCGTAATACACATGTGTACCTAATTGGCTAATTCAAAAAACAGAGATAAACTAGTGTTTTTGTCTGTAAAAATATTATGAAAAtatatatcttttaaaattatgtcAGTTTTATCCGGACCTTATAGATTAtggcacaaaaaatttataaagtcAAACTTATTCTGACAAAGATACTCTTTTCGTAGTATATGTCAGTCTCTCACTGTTCTAAAGTGTCTGATAACTCAGTCCAGAATCGAAGCATCCTCGTGAACTTGAACTCAAGCGTAATACCTGCAAAAAGAACTTCGATGTTTAAGTCAGTAAAAAATCTCTTAAAAAAACGGGTATATGATTAGTATTGTGTTGTTATTTGTTCTACCCCTTATCGTCGGCTCTCACCCTGATTTATAGTTTAGTTGAGGCTGAATTATTCGTCGGTTTGAGCCGNNNNNNNNNNNNNNNNNNNNNNNNNNNNNNNNNNNNNNNNNNNNNNNNNNNNNNNNNNNNNNNNNNNNNNNNNNNNNNNNNNNNNNNNNNNNNNNNNNNNNNNNNNNNNNNNNNNNNNNNNNNNNNNNNNNNNNNNNNNNNNNNNNNNNNNNNNNNNNNNNNNNNNNNNNNNNNNNNNNNNNNNNNNNNNNNNNNNNNNNNNNNNNNNNNNNNNNNNNNNNNNNNNNNNNNNNNNNNNNNNNNNNNNNNNNNNNNNNNNNNNNNNNNNNNNNNNNNNNNNNNNNNNNNNNNNNNNNNNNNNNNNNNNNNNNNNNNNNNNNNNNNNNNNNNNNNNNNNNNNNNNNNNNNNNNNNNNNNNNNNNNNNNNNNNNNNNNNNNNNNNNNNNNNNNNNNNNNNNNNNNNNNNNNNNNNNNNNNNNNNNNNNNNNNNNNNNNNNNNNNNNNNNNNNNNNNNNNNNNNNNNNNNNNNNNNNNNNNNNNNNNNNNNNNNNNNNNNNNNNNNNNNNNNNNNNNNNNNNNNNNNNNNNNNNNNNNNNNNNNNNNNNNNNNNNNNNNNNNNNNNNNNNNNNNNNNNNNNNNNNNNNNNNNNNNNNNNNNNNNNNNNNNNNNNNNNNNNNNNNNNNNNNNNNNNNNNNNNNNNNNNNNNNNNNNNNNNNNNNNNNNNNNNNNNNNNNNNNNNNNNNNNNNNNNNNNNNNNNNNNNNNNNNNNNNNNNNNNNNNNNNNNNNNNNNNNNNNNNNNNNNNNNNNNNNNNNNNNNNNNNNNNNNNNNNNNNNNNNNNNNNNNNNNNNNNNNNNNNNNNNNNNNNNNNNNNNNNNNNNNNNNNNNNNNNNNNNNNNNNNNNNNNNNNNNNNNNNNNNNNNNNNNNNNNNNNNNNNNNNNNNNNNNNNNNNNNNNNNNNNNNNNNNNNNNNNNNNNNNNNNNNNNNNNNNNNNNNNNNNNNNNNNNNNNNNNNNNNNNNNNNNNNNNNNNNNNNNNNNNNNNNNNNNNNNNNNNNNNNNNNNNNNNNNNNNNNNNNNNNNNNNNNNNNNNNNNNNNNNNNNNNNNNNNNNNNNNNNNNNNNNNNNNNNNNNNNNNNNNNNNNNNNNNNNNNNNNNNNNNNNNNNNNNNNNNNNNNNNNNNNNNNNNNNNNNNNNNNNNNNNNNNNNNNNNNNNNNNNNNNNNNNNNNNNNNNNNNNNNNNNNNNNNNNNNNNNNNNNNNNNNNNNNNNNNNNNNNNNNNNNNNNNNNNNNNNNNNNNNNNNNNNNNNNNNNNNNNNNNNNNNNNNNNNNNNNNNNNNNNNNNNNNNNNNNNNNNNNNNNNNNNNNNNNNNNNNNNNNNNNNNNNNNNNNNNNNNNNNNNNNNNNNNNNNNNNNNNNNNNNNNNNNNNNNNNNNNNNNNNNNNNNNNNNNNNNNNNNNNNNNNNNNNNNNNNNNNNNNNNNNNNNNNNNNNNNNNNNNNNNNNNNNNNNNNNNNNNNNNNNNNNNNNNNNNNNNNNNNNNNNNNNNNNNNNNNNNNNNNNNNNNNNNNNNNNNNNNNNNNNNNNNNNNNNNNNNNNNNNNNNNNNNNNNNNNNNNNNNNNAAgtgaaaatataaattaaaaaaataaaaaatataagttgtaaaaatttaaaattaaataggataaagtatattttttgtccctgaagtttgacaaaagttttaaaaatacccataagttttattttatttcaatgttgtcctaaaagttttcgatttgcatcaaatatatcctggacggctaatttttcaaaaaatttaaaaccaattcaacaacaatttcataagaacaaccctcaacataaGCAAATTAAGCAtagttttcatgcattattgttagattggtcttaattttttttaaaatttagccgttaagggtatatttgatgcaaatcaaaaacttttgggacaaaattgaaataaaataaaacttaagggtatttttaaaagttttgtcaaactttaaagaaaaaaagtatacttttcccaattaaataaaaaactaaaaaagtatacatataataataatatatttttatgtgAATAATCTTATgagattatttttaattatatttaattataaatttaaaatcaaaatgtgcaacacaatttttttaattataattaaaaaaattgtgttgcacattttgattttaaatttataattagctattaataataatatataagagAAATAAAGTAAGTGAAAGAAtgagagataaaaaaaataagagaaaagaagagagaattctttaatttaaaaaaaaatatttagttttaattgtacttaaaaaataatatatgatatattttagttataaaattaataatatataataaataatagatataataataacaaataatacACTCTTAAATATAGAGTGCGATTCAATAATGATGTAGAACTAATTAAAAAATGTGGAATCTACAATAGCAGCTTTACTTCTTTATTATGTTATAAAGTAATTAACATGAACCACATCACTCGTGGATATCAATCTAATTAATAGAACGACTTGGAATTTCACTGTTGAAAGGATAAAAGAGTAGCAAGAAACTGCTGTATATATATGTTTAGTGCATTGTAATAATGTATACAATAATAAAGTAACCAACCAGAACCAGACCAAGTGATGATAAGATCGAGAAGGAGCATTAACACATAAAGCACCTATATATATGGTTGAAGTTGAACTGCCTCACTGCACCATTAAATAGCTTAGACAGAAATATTCTACAACGAACTTGACAATAATATTCTTACCATTTCTAATTTTGGGACGACACTAATGTGTGATAAGAACTTATAAGCTAAGGTTGTACATATATTTTCTTACATTATAAATTTAAGACCTACTCGGACTAAAGGATTATTCTCATGTTTCTGAACTACAAACTGAAATATCAATGGTTTTCTCCGTGTGGAAAATATGCTCATTAATTCCAAGTAAGTCCTTCGAGGAACCCTCTGCATGCAAAGAACAATCAACAACAAACATTTCCAGAAGTCACTCAATATTACAATTGCCTGCAGTTATATATATTATAGCATCTTACAATATATAGTTTTAGCCTTTGGATATAGATCATGCATAGCAAACATCATCAGTCTTAGAATATAATTATGATCAAttaatatatctgaatatttattatatttattataggagattatATCTTTATTATTTGAATTCTCTTAATACCTATAAATactcttttatattgtatcattacAGATAACTTGAATAAACAATTTGAATAGACAACTTAAATACATACTCAATAATATATCATCATTTTttcagtttagtctcttgtttttaACAATCAAAAATTGACGGCTACATTTCTACATCATCCTATACAGTGGTCAAATAttctttaattattaaaaaataaagaatatatatCAAATTACCATGTAGAAaaagaggatatatatatatatatacacttctGCTCAACATTACTAACTTTATGAATCATCTCTTTCCAAAATTTAAGTTgttaaatgaaaagaaaaagatataaaTAGTTAGATCACAGATATTTAATTTGCTCTATTaaattttgatttagttttttcTGTTTTATCTTTTGTTGTAGGTTTAGTTTAAATTTACACTTTTGTCACATGatttttatcatttgattttattGAAATCACATAATTTATTNNNNTAAatgtaataattttaattatttttatattactcATATTTTAGTTCAACGAATATTTCAATCAAAATTCTGGTATGAAACTAACCCTAACACCAGCAATTAGTGTCTATTAATAATCAAAAGAGtctcgctagggagacaatggattatttgtacaatgtgtacaatggactattgagttacaaaatgaacattctCCATACTatgaataaccatccgagtactagggataataaataTCTTCCCAAAAGCTTAAATTAATTTTGGGGTTCACtaaggatcgaactcttgacctttcgaatctagcgctctaataccatgacatgataccactcatcccaaaaacttcaGCTAATAGAAAAAAGTaatactaatgattatatctctaatactccctaaacttccattgtacacattgtacaaatattctattggctTCTCATACTTTTCCTAATCAAAATATGTCCTTTGTATAGTGATATTCAATTTGAAAGAGATGATGATAGGTTCATTTCACAATTCACATGAAGTATAAGCATGTATATACTGAGGAAACTATAATACAATCTTCATACTTGCTCAAAGAGAAATTCCACTAGATGAATATGAAATTTTGTTGCTCTCTTCTATCTCCCTTCTATTCTCAGATCAAGTGATGTTATATAATCACACAATTTATAAGAGAAtatactttttaaaaaataaggctataataattaattaaactctttttttgaatgataatttttttagttataataAACATAATATATATTCTAGGAGCACTTAGAATTGTTCCATGAAAAAAGAAGCAACTGATGGACACTATCATTTTAAGTTTGAGAAATTAGTTGGGGAGTATTTATTGATATGCAAATTTTCGAAACTTCAATTCAACAGTATTAGAAATTGTTGATCATGAATAATTTTGCAAAAGAATTATTGGAGCTTAAGTCTTAAATAATATACTATACAATAAATACTATGCTGTATATCTTCAAGACTATTTATACTTTATGTCTTCTAATGATTTTTAAAAGCTTTGCATTTAAATATATCTTTCAATTATATCTTTANNNNNNNNNNNNNNNNNNNNNNNNNNNNNNNNNNNNNNNNNNNNNNNNNNNNNNNNNNNNNNNNNNNNNNNNNNNNNNNNNNNNNNNNNNNNNNNNNNNNNNNNNNNNNNNNNNNNNNNNNNNNNNNNNNNNNNNNNNNNNNNNNNNNNNNNNNNNNNNNNNNNNNNNNNNNNNNNNNNNNNNNNNNNNNNNNNNNNNNNNNNNNNNNNNNNNNNNNNNNNNNNNNNNNNNNNNNNNNNNNNNNNNNNNNNNNNNNNNNNNNNNNNNNNNNNNNNNNNNNNNNNNNNNNNNNNNNNNNNNNNNNNNNNNNNNNNNNNNNNNNNNNNNNNNNNNNATcttaaatttaataatatttaaaataaaacaattaaACTAATTAAAACATGGATAAAACACGTAAAGAAATTAAACACACACTAATATTATGGGAAAAGGAAAAGTACAGAGAGATAATGagaatactaaataatgtgaataatgaatATGTCGGATGTTTAATTTATTAGGTATGCAGATAGTTATTTTAATGTTAGAGTTTAGGAGGTAATTTAGGAGTGGAGtgtttttttactttattggattatttttaaagTTCATTGTTTACATTATTCACAACGGAAATATTTGGTAacaaaagaaaatcagccaaaaacagccataacttgccttatttagcattcattaattgttgtgataattaattaatactaaataaggcaagttttgcctgttttttttttctacctAGCATTACCCATTCACAAAAGTCATTATCTACCTAACAAAACCGATCTAAAAATTCCAAAACAAAAAACGTTACATGCAAGTCATTTTTGTCAGTTTATATGTTATATTCGATTTATTAAAACATGTAATAATAAAAGTTTGTCTATTTAGTTTTACTTTCAAGCCCCTGAACTTGATACATTTATGGACACCTGAGTACACACTAAAATTTGAGCCTCGTTGACAAGCTAAAATATCAACCCATATATATAGCTAGCTTGCAGAGGCTAATAATTGACCTATTGATCTATCTACATTAGATATTGCATTTTCTCTATCTTTATATTAACGGCTTCCTCCTTCTGTATATTATATTCCTTCTATGCATGCTATAATATCTGTTAACTTTAAAGTCTAAAGTTTTAAAATAACAATAATAGATATTATATATTATAGACAGAAGTAATATTGTATAGATACTTGTGGATGTTTCTTTATTATTTGGATTTTGATCCAAACAGCACATAACAACACTTTGAAGACAACTTATGCTTTCACCAATGCCtagactaattttaatttatgatcTTCACACACATGGCTTACAAGTAGGCACTAAGATTTATTTGTACATTGATTAAGTACTAAGAATATGTGTGGCAAACATTGAACAACTAAAGTAGCATTTGGACCTGAATTGCTGAAGAGAGCTAGAGACAAAAAGAATTGAATGATATGATGAAGTTTTAGGAATCTTATACAAAGTTAATTTGTATATGGACCACACCATCCACGCAAAAATTGTTTGGAATTAAAGGAacattattattgttatatacATTATTAATTATAAAACTTGGATTATTATTGTTCATATGATAGAATTGGAGTAGTACGTTGTTGCTCTACGTCAATTTTATGTATGGAATCACATGCAACGTATGATAGATAGATGAATTGCTAAGATGGCCATAGGGAGCACGAGAAATGTGGCATAATCCCAAAAGGCCCAAAATCAGCATAAAGTGGACACCTGAGAAGTATTTAATTAAGACATTGCAATAACAGTGTTTTGAATGATAGGAGAGAGAAATTGAAGAAACATCAAGATATAGAGGAATTAGCTATGACCTATGACAGAGAATTATTTATTATTCTTACACTCTCCAACTGCATACAATACTATAGCAAATTAATTTACTCTTTACCCCCAACAATTTTTCAGATCCGCTGTTGAAATTTAGGGTTTTATGTTCTACCTAGGGTTTTGTATACTCATTCTCAATTCTCAATTAtgaaaaagttaattaattaataaacctTATTAAAGCATAAAACAAAAGCAATCAAATAATTATTGGGTAAgagtaaaagaaaagtaaattgatgaTGTGAATATGTTTTTTTTACCATATGAATGATCTCAAGAAGCCAATTGCTTCAAAGACTTTGAGGCAGTAGTGTCGTGATTGCTAATCCCCTTAATCTGGctgctcctcttcttcttcttcttggtgtAAGGGATCCCTCTTGCCTTTGCCTGGCACTCCTTCACCTCACGAAGGTACACCCTAATAGCTCCGCTTCCGAAGGGGTTTGACTCCGGGGAGCCTCCGTGCTCCTCGTAGGCAGCTCTCAGACGCCCTATGAGGGCGTCTAGGCTACCCCACGCCTGCCTGAGAGGGCAGGTGCACGGGGCCGGAGGGTCAGGCTGCCCAAAAAAGATGCAACCGTTCATGTGAACCTTAGTCTTGCCAAATTGGTCAAGGTAACGGAGGAATTCGAGCACGTGGTTGAAATTGCACTGAGACAGGGACACCGGCGGTGTCTGATTCTTCAGATACTGCCCGAACGTGTTCCAGTCTCGCTTCTTTTGTGACTCGTAGCGGCTCAAAGGAGCCGCCACGGTTGCAGAAGACGCGTGTTGAGGCGGCTGGGGGTGGTGATGTTGATCGGCTGCGGGTCTAGAAGATGATGAGGGTTGAGCTGAAGAGAAGTCGTTTTGCAGTTGGGCGGTGGACATGGTTATTATGGCACGACGATGATGGTGATGGGAGATTGTGTGAGTTAAAAAACAAAGAGAGAAGTGGGTGaaaattgaaagaagaagaagaagaag harbors:
- the LOC107623996 gene encoding protein LIGHT-DEPENDENT SHORT HYPOCOTYLS 10, whose amino-acid sequence is MSTAQLQNDFSSAQPSSSSRPAADQHHHPQPPQHASSATVAAPLSRYESQKKRDWNTFGQYLKNQTPPVSLSQCNFNHVLEFLRYLDQFGKTKVHMNGCIFFGQPDPPAPCTCPLRQAWGSLDALIGRLRAAYEEHGGSPESNPFGSGAIRVYLREVKECQAKARGIPYTKKKKKRSSQIKGISNHDTTASKSLKQLAS